In Leptospira hartskeerlii, a single window of DNA contains:
- the carA gene encoding glutamine-hydrolyzing carbamoyl-phosphate synthase small subunit, producing MKAFLVLENGDVYEGESFGYETQSVGEIVFNTSMAGYQEILTDPSYANQIVTLTYPMIGNYGIHPENMESGKIQASGMIVKEYVDRPSNFKAQKTLSQFLKDYKIPGIQGIDTRKLTRFIRTNGAPNGGIFVANEYSDSFLAEVKKFPGIADADLAKVVTTDKKYEFGTGAGKKYKLAVYDYGVKTNILRLLDAAGFAVSVYPAQTPASEIMKDGVDAFFLSNGPGDPAACTYAIDSTKAILENNYPLFGICLGHQIIGLTLGKKTEKMKFGHRGGNQPVKSLETGKVEITSQNHGFAVVAESSEKEPISFINLNDDTVEGILKSGYPLLSVQYHPESSPGPNDSRYLFQKFYNLVDSTKKK from the coding sequence GTTCTTGGTTTTAGAAAACGGGGACGTATACGAAGGCGAATCCTTCGGCTACGAAACCCAGTCCGTCGGGGAAATCGTCTTTAATACTTCCATGGCGGGTTACCAGGAAATTCTCACCGATCCTTCCTACGCCAACCAAATCGTAACTCTCACATACCCGATGATCGGGAACTATGGGATCCATCCTGAAAATATGGAATCTGGAAAGATCCAAGCATCGGGAATGATCGTAAAAGAATATGTAGATCGTCCTTCCAACTTCAAAGCGCAAAAGACATTATCTCAATTTTTAAAAGATTATAAAATTCCCGGGATCCAAGGGATCGATACTCGCAAGCTGACCCGTTTCATTCGCACGAACGGAGCTCCAAACGGTGGAATATTTGTAGCAAACGAATATTCCGATTCTTTTTTAGCGGAAGTGAAGAAGTTCCCTGGAATCGCTGACGCGGACCTCGCGAAGGTTGTCACAACCGATAAAAAATATGAGTTCGGAACTGGCGCGGGGAAAAAATACAAACTCGCTGTTTACGATTACGGTGTGAAGACAAACATTCTTAGGCTCTTGGACGCGGCCGGTTTTGCAGTTTCAGTTTATCCTGCTCAAACTCCAGCTTCCGAAATTATGAAAGATGGCGTGGACGCATTCTTTCTTTCCAATGGTCCGGGAGATCCTGCGGCTTGTACTTATGCAATCGATTCCACAAAAGCTATATTAGAAAATAATTATCCTCTTTTCGGCATCTGCTTAGGTCATCAGATCATCGGCCTGACACTAGGGAAGAAAACCGAGAAAATGAAATTCGGTCATAGAGGCGGGAACCAGCCTGTCAAAAGTTTGGAGACAGGAAAAGTGGAGATCACTTCTCAAAACCATGGCTTTGCTGTGGTAGCAGAGTCTTCCGAAAAAGAACCGATTTCTTTTATCAATTTAAATGATGATACCGTAGAAGGTATTTTGAAATCAGGTTATCCTCTTCTGTCAGTTCAATACCATCCGGAAAGTTCTCCAGGTCCGAATGACAGTAGATATTTATTTCAGAAGTTCTACAATTTAGTGGATTCTACTAAGAAGAAGTAA
- a CDS encoding metalloregulator ArsR/SmtB family transcription factor: protein MNAFAALADDTRREIVRLVAKNGELTSTEIGQNFKITPPAISHHLKVLKSAKVLNMKKEAQKRIYSLNGSSINEMEDWILDIIDLWNRRLDKLDRYVMKIKKERARVKK from the coding sequence ATGAATGCTTTTGCTGCACTTGCAGACGATACAAGAAGGGAGATTGTGAGATTAGTCGCCAAAAACGGCGAACTTACCTCAACCGAGATCGGACAAAATTTTAAAATTACCCCACCCGCCATTTCTCATCACTTAAAAGTATTAAAGAGCGCTAAAGTCCTCAATATGAAGAAGGAAGCTCAAAAGCGTATTTATAGTCTCAACGGATCAAGTATTAATGAAATGGAAGATTGGATACTGGATATAATCGATCTATGGAATAGGCGTCTGGATAAACTGGATCGATATGTTATGAAGATAAAAAAGGAGAGAGCCCGTGTTAAAAAATAA
- a CDS encoding SRPBCC family protein has translation MLKNNVETIVEGNKVIYKRYFDVPAELLFEVWSMPDHLSEWWGPDGFTLTTKNMDFTNGGIWEFIMHGPDGHDYKNKIQFTDIKEPRYIIYKHLGDGEGDHDVHFESKIIFEEVGEGTNLTMEQIFPSKEELERVNEKYGAIEGGKQHIGNLAKYLEKLK, from the coding sequence GTGTTAAAAAATAACGTAGAAACAATTGTCGAAGGTAACAAGGTTATTTATAAGAGATACTTTGATGTTCCCGCAGAACTTCTCTTCGAAGTTTGGTCAATGCCGGATCATCTTTCCGAATGGTGGGGTCCGGACGGATTTACATTAACTACGAAGAATATGGATTTTACCAACGGCGGGATTTGGGAATTTATCATGCATGGGCCTGATGGACATGATTATAAAAACAAGATCCAATTCACAGATATCAAAGAACCCCGTTATATTATTTATAAACATCTCGGTGATGGAGAAGGCGATCATGACGTTCATTTCGAATCTAAGATCATATTTGAAGAAGTTGGAGAAGGCACGAATCTTACAATGGAACAGATCTTCCCGAGCAAGGAAGAATTAGAAAGAGTGAACGAAAAATACGGTGCGATTGAAGGTGGAAAACAACATATCGGCAACCTCGCCAAGTATTTGGAAAAGCTAAAATAG
- a CDS encoding GAF domain-containing protein has translation MGLLDKVTRLIRSGNLESGAKTSSVAVSGGEKPSLLKKSMAVRAKGLLEKAMDFGGRKEKATSAYEDPTSFEPATATTSSEDDFSFDSPSADFGDIDFGADTSSNTFGGKDPDAEVSFPNSAFGEESFGEETNSDFDLSSVDFGSSSEDESNFEVDPDLGLGLEDSDLGADFGELPEETHSKGLLSKAEEAKEEDFPSGLSKPDAIKDPFDDWVKDAENQASQEAGRSISKEQKDTENAQFLFDDDSDYSTMPIDLQIASRKKLENYLSAFEISKEISASKDFTNFFENLCFSIQGQIGAESIVVFSSTNGEYDVLRVVEAQGIGADPDWVLEVGDESYQAALKTPSVVYAKEILKHSPPKKEKEILEKTEAEMLVPIRSYDEFYGIIILSKTVAGEDYTIEDLEFLKIVGEMAGSVLRRIMDLEALHQENDRLNQVVKSNERILATARDLAGVRDMDEAYDYLVEVLKKELGLRRWSFLLLDRSTRKEYKVFGTNLLTPDTSGKFRLGLDSNLVGIVSNVPGVFRIANFRKNPELLSQLSNDEIGLMHDFDILPFLNLNWLVGMLFIHETERPWTDTDRETAVGISEIASPVLSNLLMLEERDAVFRDPFSPVESRIDEAISRASKIGTPFSLTVFKVQNATRMVRIKGAGFFAHYCEELRASIQENLGETDYCYRVGQGKYVVVLDGKDREETQIVVRKIRNRIVELDRKNKDFQTSTANQTLCYPADTREKERMLELIEES, from the coding sequence ATGGGTTTACTGGACAAGGTCACTCGTCTCATTCGTTCCGGGAATTTGGAATCCGGAGCTAAAACATCTTCGGTCGCAGTTTCCGGAGGAGAAAAACCTTCTCTTTTAAAAAAGTCCATGGCCGTAAGAGCCAAAGGTCTTTTGGAAAAGGCTATGGATTTTGGCGGAAGAAAAGAGAAGGCAACTTCCGCTTACGAAGATCCAACCAGTTTTGAACCTGCAACCGCCACTACTTCCTCCGAAGATGATTTTAGTTTTGATTCTCCTTCCGCGGATTTTGGAGATATCGATTTCGGAGCAGACACTTCGAGTAACACATTCGGAGGAAAAGATCCCGATGCAGAAGTTTCCTTTCCGAATTCCGCTTTTGGCGAGGAAAGTTTCGGAGAAGAAACTAATAGCGATTTCGATCTTTCGTCTGTAGACTTCGGTTCTTCTTCAGAAGATGAATCCAATTTTGAAGTAGATCCCGATCTTGGATTAGGATTAGAAGATTCCGATCTAGGTGCAGACTTTGGGGAACTTCCGGAAGAAACTCATAGTAAAGGATTATTATCTAAAGCAGAAGAAGCAAAAGAAGAGGATTTTCCTTCGGGGCTTTCCAAACCGGATGCGATTAAAGATCCATTCGATGATTGGGTCAAGGATGCAGAGAACCAAGCAAGTCAAGAAGCAGGTCGTTCCATTAGCAAGGAGCAAAAAGATACGGAGAATGCTCAGTTCTTATTTGATGACGATTCCGATTATTCTACAATGCCTATCGATCTGCAGATTGCGTCTCGCAAAAAATTGGAGAACTATCTATCTGCATTTGAAATTTCTAAAGAGATATCTGCTTCCAAAGATTTTACTAACTTCTTCGAGAATTTATGCTTTTCCATCCAAGGTCAAATTGGCGCGGAATCCATAGTAGTCTTCTCGTCCACAAATGGAGAATACGACGTACTTAGAGTTGTGGAGGCTCAAGGAATAGGCGCTGATCCTGATTGGGTTTTAGAAGTAGGGGACGAAAGTTACCAAGCTGCCTTGAAAACTCCTTCCGTCGTTTATGCAAAAGAGATCTTGAAACATTCTCCTCCTAAAAAGGAAAAAGAGATCCTGGAAAAAACGGAAGCGGAGATGCTTGTTCCAATCCGTAGTTACGACGAGTTTTATGGAATTATAATATTAAGCAAAACTGTAGCGGGCGAAGACTATACGATCGAAGACTTAGAGTTCTTGAAGATCGTTGGAGAAATGGCCGGATCCGTATTGAGAAGGATCATGGATTTGGAGGCGCTCCACCAGGAAAACGATCGACTGAACCAAGTAGTCAAAAGTAACGAAAGAATACTTGCGACTGCAAGAGACCTGGCCGGAGTCCGTGATATGGATGAGGCATACGATTATCTTGTAGAAGTATTAAAGAAAGAACTCGGATTAAGGCGCTGGAGTTTCCTTCTTTTAGATCGAAGTACCAGGAAAGAATACAAAGTATTCGGAACGAACCTTCTTACACCGGACACTTCCGGAAAATTTAGATTGGGATTGGATTCTAACTTAGTCGGGATAGTTTCTAATGTGCCGGGAGTATTCCGGATCGCTAATTTCAGAAAGAACCCGGAACTATTATCGCAATTATCCAATGACGAGATCGGACTTATGCATGATTTCGACATTCTTCCGTTCTTGAATCTGAACTGGCTTGTTGGAATGTTATTCATCCACGAAACAGAAAGACCTTGGACGGATACGGATCGAGAGACCGCAGTTGGAATTTCTGAAATAGCTTCTCCAGTACTTTCTAATTTACTAATGTTAGAGGAAAGAGATGCGGTATTCAGGGATCCATTCAGTCCCGTGGAATCCAGGATAGATGAGGCTATTTCAAGAGCCTCTAAAATAGGAACCCCTTTCAGCCTAACGGTTTTCAAAGTCCAAAATGCAACCAGAATGGTGCGTATAAAAGGAGCTGGATTTTTTGCACATTATTGCGAAGAGCTCAGAGCATCCATCCAAGAAAATTTGGGAGAAACGGATTATTGCTACAGAGTCGGCCAAGGAAAATACGTTGTAGTTCTGGATGGAAAAGATAGAGAAGAAACGCAGATCGTAGTTCGTAAGATCAGGAATAGAATTGTAGAATTGGATAGAAAGAACAAAGACTTCCAGACTTCTACAGCCAACCAAACTCTTTGTTATCCTGCAGATACCAGAGAAAAAGAAAGAATGTTGGAACTGATAGAAGAATCCTGA